In the Armatimonadota bacterium genome, GACGCCCCTGTGCGCTTCGTGGTCTTCACCCACCACCACACCGACCACACGCTGGGGGCGGCCGTCTTCGAAGACCGCGGCGCGGCGCTGATCGGGCACCGGGCCTGCCGGGAGGCGATGGCCGGCGAGCACCCCCGGCTCATCGCCGCGCGGCGGACCCAACCCGCGGTCGCCGACCTGTTCCTGGACGCGCGGCCGGTACTGCCCTCGATCACCTTTGACGAAAGCCTGGTCCTGCACGTGGGCGGCGTGGAGGTCGAGGTCTGGCATCCCGGATGGGGGCACACGCCGGGAGACGCCTTTCTCTTCGTGCCCGAAGCGCGCGTGGCGATCTGCGGGGACCTGTTGTTCGCCGGCTACCACTACAACTACGAGCACGCGTCGCTGACCGGGGTACGGGAGGGGCTGCGCGCGCTGCGCGCGCTGGACGCCGACGTCTTCATCCCCGGCCACGGCAGCCCCGGGGGGATCGAGTTGCTGGACCAGCAGGCCGCCTACCACGACGCCGTCGAGGCCATCGTCAACGACGCCCTGGAATCGGGGCAGACGGAGGACGCCGCCGCGGCGGCGATCCGCGAGCGCTTCCCGCAGTACCGCCTGGGCATCGTCACGCCGGCCGCCATCGCCTGCATCCGGGAGAGCCGGGCGAAGAGGGCGGCGCGATGAAAGTATCGGTGGAGTGGGCGCCGCCGCTGCGCTTCATCGGCACCTCCGCCCACAGCGGGGCGCAGCTCATGATCGAGGACCGACGCGAAGGGGTCACGCCCGCCGGGCCGTCCCCGATGGAAACGACGCTGATGGCCCTGGCGAGCTGCTCCGCCGTGGATGTGGTGGAGATCCTGCAGAAGATGCGGGGCGAGATCACCGGTCTCCGCGTCGAGGCCGACGCGGAGCGCGCCCCCGATCCCCCCAGAGTCTTCACGAAAGTCCGCCTGCGGTACCGGGTCTCAGGCCGGGGGCTGTCGCGCCAGCAGGTGGAGCGCGCGGTGGCGCTGTCGGTGGACAAGTACTGCTCGGTCGCCGGGATGGTGAAGCGGACCGCGGAGCTCTCCTACGACGTCGTGCTGGACGAGACCTGACGGCGCGGCCAGAGCCGATCGACCAGGAGTCCCCCGGCCACGCCCACACCGTTGACGACAAGGTCGATGCTTTCCGCGGACCGGTAGGGCAGCGCCCACTGCACGGCCTCGATCAGGGCCCCGTACCCCCAGGCCAGGAGCACCGCCGGTCCGACCCGCTGCCATCGCCTCAGCAGCAGGACGAAGATCCCATAGCCGAGCAGGTGCCCGAGCACGCCGCCCTGCCCGCCCAGCGTCGGAGGGAGCACCGAGACGACCAGAAGCAGGACCATCCAAATCCCGCTCGCCCAACGCCACACCCTCATTCCAGGAAGAACCGCTGGCAGGCCGCGACGCCGGCCCCCGTGGGTACCTCGATCCCGGCGACCTCCATCGCCATCTCCACGCCGGCAATCGTCGCCAGCGCTTCGAGCTCGTTGAGCGCGCCGAGATGGCCGATGCGGATGACGCGGCCGCGCAGACGGCCCAACCCCGTGCCCAGCGACAGGTGATAGCGGGACTCGGCGATGCGCAACACCCTGTCGGCATCGGCGCCCTCCGGCAGCACCACGGCGGTCAGCGTGTTGCTGTACTCGGCGGGATTCCGGCAGAAGATCGGCAGGTTCCAGGCGCGCACCGCCCGGCGGACTCCCTCCGCGAGCCGCCGGTGGCGGGCAAAGACCTGCGGCAGCCCTTCCTCGTTGAGCATGCGCACCGCCTCGCGGAGCCCGTAGAGCATCAGCGTGGCCGGCGTGTAGGGAAAGTAGCCGCGCCGCATCTCGGCGAGAACCGGCCGCCAGTCGAAGAAGTGACGCGGAGTGCGCACCTCCTCGGCGCGGGCCAGGGCCCGCGGGCTCACGCACAGCACCGCCATCCCCGGCGGGAGCATCAGCCCTTTCTGCGTCCCGGCCAGGGCCACGTCCACCCCCCATTCGTCGAAGCGGAACTCGATGCTGGCCAGCGCGCTGACCACGTCCACCAGGAGCAGCGCCGGGTGCTTCGCCGCGTCGATCGCCCGCCGAAGCGAGCGCAGGTCGGACGTCACGCCGGTGGAGGTCTCGTTGTACACGACCAGGACGGCGGCATAGCTGTGTCCGCGGTCGGCCTTCAGGCGCTCTTCGACCACCGCCGCGGGAACGCCCTCCTCCCAGGGCAGCTCCAGCTCGTCCACCTGCATGCCGTGGTGCCGGGCGCATTCCGCGAAGGCGTGACTGAAGTATCCGGTGTTGAAGGCCAGGACCCGGTCGCCGGGATTCACGGTGTTGACGATGGCCGCTTCCGTCGCCCCCGTGCCTGACGCCGGAAACAGCACGACCTGCCCGTCGTCGCTCTGGAAGAGCCCCTTGAGCCCGGCGGTGACCTCCCGGACGAGCGGGGGCAGCTCGGAACCGCGGTGATCGGGCACGGCGCGGTCCATCGCGCGCAAAATGCGTTCGGGCACGTTCGTGGGACCGGGGATCTGCAAAAAGTGGCGCCCGGGCATGGCTAGATTACCTGGGCCACCAGACGCGTCGCTTCTCCCGGCTGGGGGAACCGGCCGAGCGTCTTCTTGTCGAAGATCGGTATGTCCCCCACCAGGACGACGAACCGCCCTCCGGAGCTCGGCACGATCGTCAGGGCGGCGATCCGCTCACCGTGGTCGGCCAGGATCTCCGCCGCCACACGGGCGGCGTGGTCTTCATATCCTCATTCCGCGCAGTACTCGATCTGGACGCGCACCTTCGACGCCATGGTGAACAAATGGATTCACCGCAAAGGCGCCGAATTCATCTTTCCACTTCCTCGCGACCGCCGGAGGCATCGCCATGACCCTGTCCACCATCGGCCAGATCGCCGTCCACGTCAACGATCTCGAGCGGGCCGTCCAGTTCTACCGTGACCGCCTGGGAATGCGATTCCTGTTCCAGGCGCCGCCCGGGCTGGCGTTCTTCGACGCGGGAGGCGTGCGGCTGATGCTCAGCCGGCCGGAAGGCCGCTCGGGCGGCACGTCGATCCTCTACTTCAAGGTGGACGACATCCAGGCCACGGCGGCGACGCTGCGTTCGCGCGACGTGCGGTTCACGGACGAGCCGCACGTCATCGCCAGGATGGACACCTACGACCTGTGGATGGCGTTCTTCCAGGACTCGGAGGGCAACACCCACGCCCTGATGGCCGAGGTGCCCCGGGCGTAGCGGTCGGAGCCGCCGCAGCGCACGCGGAGGGCGGAAGTCATCACATGGGAGCGGGCGACTGGCTGTAGGCTCGCGGCCGGAGATTGCTTCAGAGCGAGGCGGTTGCCCAAAGCGCACGGAACACACCAAGCGGTCGGATCCGCGACTCCCTTCTAAAATCCATGGCCCGCCCGATTCTCATCGATGGGCCGCCTGATTACCACGACCTTCGCGCCGGTGCAGAATGGGAGTGGACGATGGGTGCCGCGGCCAGCCCTGAGGCGATCGTTGCTCGCTGGCCCAACAGGGCCGAATACCTCATCGCTATTCTCCAGGAGATTCAACGCGAGTGTCATTACCTGCCGGAAACGGCACTCCGTGCGGTGGCGCGCCGGCTGCGGGTGCCGCTGACCGAGGTCTTCCACGTCGCCACGTTCTACAACTGCTTCAGTCTCGAGCCCGTCGGCAGACACCTGGTGCAGGTCTGTCTCGGCACCGCGTGCCACGTGCGAGGGGCACCGCGTGTGCTCGACCGCCTGCTGCGCGAGCTGAAGCTGGAAGTCCCGGGGACCACGCAGGATTTGGAATTCACCGTCCGCACGGTCCGCTGCATCGGGTGCTGCGGGCTGGCTCCGGTGGTGCGGGTGGATACGGACACCCACCCGCACCTGACCCAGATCAAGGTGCCCGGCCTGCTCAGGAAGTACCGCCGCCAGGCCGTGGCGCGGGCAGCGGGGTAAGGCGAGCGCGACGGTGCCCAGACTGCGGACGATCGAAGACCTGGAAGCCTACAGGGCCGCCTGCCTGGCCGCCCGCGATCCCGCCCGGCCCTGTCTCACCGTCTGCGCCGGCAGCGGCTGCACCGCCGCCGGCGCCCCCGCGGTGCTGGCCGCGTTGGAGAAAGCGCTCGCCCGCGCCGGCCTGCAGGCTTCGGTGGACCTGAAGAGCACCGGATGCCACGGCTTTTGCGAGCGCGGGCCGATCATGCTGGTCTGGCCCGAGGGCATCTTCTACAACCGCGTCGCCCCTCGCGACGCCCCCGAGGTGGTGGCCAGTGTGACGAACGGCGGCCGGCCCGTCGAGCGCCTCCTCTATCAGGATCCGACGACGGGCCGGCGGGCGCTGCGCGAGGACGATGTGCCCTTCTACGCCCGCCAGCAGCGCATCCTGTTGGGCAACAACGGAAAGATCAATCCCAAGGTCATCGAGGATTACCTCTGTGTGGGCGGCTACGCGGCGCTGGCGCGCGCCCTCTCCACGTTGACGCCGGCGGAGGTGGTGGATTGGGTGACGCGGTCGGGGCTCCGCGGCCGGGGCGGGGCCGGCTTCCCCACCGGAATGAAGTGGGCGCTGATGCGCCGGCAGCAGGGCACCCCGAAATACATCATCTGCAACGCCGACGAAGGCGATCCCGGCGCCTTCATGGACCGCAGCCTGCTCGAAGGCAATCCGCACAGCGTCATCGAGGGCATGATCATCGGTGCGTACGCCCTGGGAGCAAGTGACGGCTTCATCTACGTGCGTGCCGAATACCCGCTGGCGGTCGAGCACCTCCAGGTGGCATTGCGGCAGGCCGAGGAGTACGGGCTCCTGGGAGACGGCATTCTCGGCACGACCCTGCGGTTCCGCATCCGTCTCGTGCAGGGGGCCGGTGCCTTTGTCTGCGGCGAGGAGACCGCCCTGATCCGCTCCCTCGAAGGCCGCGTAGGGGAGCCCACGCCGCGGCCCCCCTATCCCGCCGAGCAGGGCCTGTGGGGGAAGCCGACCGTCATCAACAATGTGAAGACCTGGGCCAGCGTCCCGGTGATCATCACCCGGACGCCCGAGTGGTACGCCGCCATCGGCACCGAGCGCAGCAAAGGGACGATGATCTTCTCCCTCGTGGGCAAGATCAACAACACCGGCCTGGTGGAGATCCCCATGGGGATCACCCTGCGGGAGATGATCTACGAGATCGGTGGAGGCATCCCGGGCGGCAGACGGCTTAAGGCCGTCCAGATCGGGGGCCCATCGGGCGGCTGCCTTCCGGCCAGTCTCATCGACCTCCCCATCGACTACGAGACGCTGACCGAGGCCGGCTCCATGATGGGATCGGGCGGCATGGTGGTCATGGACGACGCCACCTGCATGGTGGATGTGGCTCGCTACTTCATGGAGTTCCTGGAGGAAGAATCCTGCGGCA is a window encoding:
- a CDS encoding OsmC family protein, producing the protein MKVSVEWAPPLRFIGTSAHSGAQLMIEDRREGVTPAGPSPMETTLMALASCSAVDVVEILQKMRGEITGLRVEADAERAPDPPRVFTKVRLRYRVSGRGLSRQQVERAVALSVDKYCSVAGMVKRTAELSYDVVLDET
- a CDS encoding VOC family protein; translation: MTLSTIGQIAVHVNDLERAVQFYRDRLGMRFLFQAPPGLAFFDAGGVRLMLSRPEGRSGGTSILYFKVDDIQATAATLRSRDVRFTDEPHVIARMDTYDLWMAFFQDSEGNTHALMAEVPRA
- a CDS encoding aminotransferase class V-fold PLP-dependent enzyme, coding for MPGRHFLQIPGPTNVPERILRAMDRAVPDHRGSELPPLVREVTAGLKGLFQSDDGQVVLFPASGTGATEAAIVNTVNPGDRVLAFNTGYFSHAFAECARHHGMQVDELELPWEEGVPAAVVEERLKADRGHSYAAVLVVYNETSTGVTSDLRSLRRAIDAAKHPALLLVDVVSALASIEFRFDEWGVDVALAGTQKGLMLPPGMAVLCVSPRALARAEEVRTPRHFFDWRPVLAEMRRGYFPYTPATLMLYGLREAVRMLNEEGLPQVFARHRRLAEGVRRAVRAWNLPIFCRNPAEYSNTLTAVVLPEGADADRVLRIAESRYHLSLGTGLGRLRGRVIRIGHLGALNELEALATIAGVEMAMEVAGIEVPTGAGVAACQRFFLE
- a CDS encoding VanZ family protein, with the protein product MVLLLVVSVLPPTLGGQGGVLGHLLGYGIFVLLLRRWQRVGPAVLLAWGYGALIEAVQWALPYRSAESIDLVVNGVGVAGGLLVDRLWPRRQVSSSTTS
- a CDS encoding NAD(P)H-dependent oxidoreductase subunit E — encoded protein: MGAAASPEAIVARWPNRAEYLIAILQEIQRECHYLPETALRAVARRLRVPLTEVFHVATFYNCFSLEPVGRHLVQVCLGTACHVRGAPRVLDRLLRELKLEVPGTTQDLEFTVRTVRCIGCCGLAPVVRVDTDTHPHLTQIKVPGLLRKYRRQAVARAAG
- a CDS encoding MBL fold metallo-hydrolase codes for the protein MTTQLTETRVHDNVVVYSLGGDSMPTSYGTNAVAVVGERAVLLVDPLIAPAHGRLIEAALRRRTDAPVRFVVFTHHHTDHTLGAAVFEDRGAALIGHRACREAMAGEHPRLIAARRTQPAVADLFLDARPVLPSITFDESLVLHVGGVEVEVWHPGWGHTPGDAFLFVPEARVAICGDLLFAGYHYNYEHASLTGVREGLRALRALDADVFIPGHGSPGGIELLDQQAAYHDAVEAIVNDALESGQTEDAAAAAIRERFPQYRLGIVTPAAIACIRESRAKRAAR
- a CDS encoding NADH-quinone oxidoreductase subunit NuoF, with translation MPRLRTIEDLEAYRAACLAARDPARPCLTVCAGSGCTAAGAPAVLAALEKALARAGLQASVDLKSTGCHGFCERGPIMLVWPEGIFYNRVAPRDAPEVVASVTNGGRPVERLLYQDPTTGRRALREDDVPFYARQQRILLGNNGKINPKVIEDYLCVGGYAALARALSTLTPAEVVDWVTRSGLRGRGGAGFPTGMKWALMRRQQGTPKYIICNADEGDPGAFMDRSLLEGNPHSVIEGMIIGAYALGASDGFIYVRAEYPLAVEHLQVALRQAEEYGLLGDGILGTTLRFRIRLVQGAGAFVCGEETALIRSLEGRVGEPTPRPPYPAEQGLWGKPTVINNVKTWASVPVIITRTPEWYAAIGTERSKGTMIFSLVGKINNTGLVEIPMGITLREMIYEIGGGIPGGRRLKAVQIGGPSGGCLPASLIDLPIDYETLTEAGSMMGSGGMVVMDDATCMVDVARYFMEFLEEESCGKCFPCRKGTQRLREILTRIAQGKGREEDLPLLEDLGWLVRETSLCGLGQTAPNPVLTTLRYFRDEYLAHIREKRCPAKVCRALITYAIEPALCDGCHACTRVCSTDAIRGEKDEVHTIDQTRCIKCGACLEVCQPHAVVVT